In Aspergillus fumigatus Af293 chromosome 4, whole genome shotgun sequence, one genomic interval encodes:
- a CDS encoding putative NADH-ubiquinone oxidoreductase 21 kDa subunit, protein MAAEGKNALIPPKRANTDYPLIDSDPHLRRVFGYARPSDYAVAGGMAAASPLAFWAMERVSPSHVGRGGFAPVMRLATAIGLIGGLHILYQRSCNRFYGFTENAREVEMDMREMVDKVKKGEPLYGTSQVSSYLQGVAARNSRYSQLFIHVLPWFNIVNHDQHGVDTAKYYQQAERELEAERLTTAGSH, encoded by the exons ATGGCTGCTGAAGGCAAGAACGCTCTAATCCCTCCGAAGCGGGCTAATACCGACTACCCG CTCATTGACTCTGATCC GCACCTTAGAAGAGTTTTCGGATATGCTAGACCTTCTGATTATGCAGTTGCTGGGGGTATGGCCGCTGCCTCCCCTCTCGCATTCTGGGCTATGGAGAGGGTCAGCCCTTCCCATGTGGGCCGAGGAGGCTTTGCTCCTGTGATGCGACTGGCGACAGCAATCGGTTTGATTGGAGGTCTGCACATACTTTACCAGAGATCTTGCA ACCGATTCTACGGATTCACGGAAAATGCCAGAGAGGTCGAAATGGACATGAGGGAAATGGTCGACAAAGTCAAAAAGGGCGAGCCGCTATACGGTACATCACAAGTATCCTCTTACCTACAAGGCGTTGCTGCCAGAAATTCGCGGTACTCTCAGCTTTTTATCCATGTCCTTCCTTGGTTTAACATTGTCAATCACGACCAG CATGGTGTTGACACAGCAAAATATTATCAGCAAGCTGAGCGTGAACTCGAAGCCGAGCGCTTGACGACAGCCGGTTCTCACTGA
- a CDS encoding putative AAA family ATPase, with translation MSDARLFTVRPSKQARSDHKDAFRIYLSSSSLAALKLRAGDICSVNTPDGSPKTAVAWTAAESIQSTVVQTSRTFQDCYEITVGEKIFISRAEGLLEGIDRVYITECSDVDRLTRYGGPIPPKEKDHWAFALRFPLSRCELVAVGLTFDVELIGQRRSFKVANIKTATRNPANTLFRFADSSEIRIDDEIDGVPEEAPSAIQVKPSGLGGLSRQIDSINESLADFSLGQKFRMPSFYEHSRGILLYGPKGTGKSALLHQIQAAGWKKTFSLGSSMFSRNISDSETKVRNVFQEAVRCQPSAIIIDQLDFIAPKRASLDSQSLTSVLCECLDMAKSALVLVVAATRHPNDVDDALRTPHRLAIEIEMQVPTAQDRAEILRAICGSSTRQLSEELIETIAEKTHGYVGADLFALLQLVCRKARQRQLCQSHSPTRLCDVTSSPDLVAGVEHIEENMVVDLDIEESDVMSALQETRPTAMREVFLETPKVRWTDIGGQHDIKKRLQKAVERPLKFPERMKRLNVKSKKGILLYGPPGCSKTLMVKALATEAGLNFLAVKGAEILSMYVGESERALREIFRKARSARPSIIFFDEIDAIASRRNSSHGGVNVLTTLLNEMDGIEELKNVLVIAATNKPDVIDPALMRPGRLDNILYIGLPDFDARKEILNIWFRKSVVHPEVDLEELAELTHGYSGAEIVSICETAGDAALDEEEETGQEQDVRWEHFKYALEQVQRQITDAVREEYERWGKSVKSECHASIK, from the exons ATGTCTGACGCTCGTCTTTTTACCGTTCGGCCGTCAAAACAAGCGAGGAGTGACCATAAGGATGCGTTCCGTATCTATCTCTCATCATCGTCCCTAGCCGCGCTCAAACTTCGAGCAGGAGACATTTGCAGTGTGAACACGCCCGACGGAAGCCCGAAAACCGCCGTAGCCTGGACCGCAGCCGAaagtatacagagtacagtTGTGCAAACTTCGAGGACATTCCAAGATTGTTATGAAATAACAGTTGGAGAAAAGATATTTATCAGCAGGGCCGAAGGTCTATTGGAAGGAATAGATCGCGTCTATATTACAGAATGCTCTGATGTAGATCGTCTCACGAGATATGGCGGCCCCATCCCGCCCAAGGAAAAAGACCACTGGGCCTTTGCTTTGCGGTTTCCTCTTTCGAGATGCGAACTTGTCGCTGTTGGTTTGACTTTTGATGTGGAGCTAATAGGGCAGCGAAGGAGTTTCAAAGTTGCCAATATTAAGACAGCGACTAGAAATCCTGCGAACACTCTATTTCGCTTTGCCGACAGCTCGGAAATCAGGATCGACGATGAAATTGATGGCGTCCCAGAAGAGGCGCCATCGGCAATACAAGTAAAGCCTTCCGGTTTAGGAGGATTGTCTCGTCAGATAGACAGCATCAACGAGAGTCTTGCTGATTTCAGCTTGGGGCAAAAATTCAGAATGCCATCATTCTATGAGCACAGCCGGGGTATCCTACTATATGGACCTAAGGGGACAGGGAAATCTGCCCTTCTACACCAGATACAAGCTGCAGGTTGGAAAAAGACGTTTAGTCTCGGTTCATCCATGTTCAGCCGGAACATCAGTGATTCGGAAACTAAGGTTCGCAATGTCTTTCAAGAGGCGGTACGTTGCCAGCCAAGTGCCATCATAATTGACCAGCTCGACTTCATTGCTCCTAAACGAGCGTCGCTAGATTCTCAATCTTTAACATCAGTACTATGTGAATGTCTAGATATGGCCAAAAGTGCTCTTGTGCTGGTTGTGGCAGCAACTCGCCATCCTAACGACGTCGACGATGCACTCAGGACACCCCACCGTCTAGCAATCGAGATTGAAATGCAGGTACCCACAGCGCAAGACCGAGCTGAAATCTTGCGGGCTATTTGTGGAAGCTCAACACGCCAATTGAGCGAGGAGCTCATCGAAACGATTGCAGAGAAAACGCACGGCTATGTCGGAGCTGATTTGTTTGCGTTACTTCAGCTTGTATGCCGCAAGGCGCGGCAGAGGCAGTTATGTCAATCTCATTCGCCGACCAGGCTCTGCGACGTTACATCAAGCCCTGACCTGGTGGCAGGTGTTGAGCACATCGAGGAGAATATGGTCGTTGATCTGGATATCGAGGAGTCGGATGTTATGTCAGCTCTACAGGAAACTCGTCCTACTGCCATGCGAGAAGTCTTCTTAGAAACACCAAAAGTCAGGTGGACTGATATTGGCGGGCAGCATGATATCAAGAAGCGTCTCCAAAAGGCTGTGGAAAGGCCTCTTAAA TTCCCTGAGCGGATGAAACGACTCAATGTGAAAAGTAAAAAAGGGATACTTCTCTATGGTCCCCCGGGCTGCTCTAAGACGCTAATGGTGAAAGCACTTGCTACCGAAGCAGGTCTGAATTTCTTGGCAGTCAAGGGTGCTGAAATTTTGAGCATGTACGTCGGTGAGTCAGAACGAGCTTTGCGTGAAATATTCCGAAAGGCACGATCTGCGAGGCCGAGTATCATATTTTTCGACGAGATCGATGCAATCGCTTCACGACGAAACTCATCTCACGGAGGTGTCAATGTCCTCACCACTCTCCTAAATGAGATGGATGGCATTGAGGAATTGAAAAATGTCTTGGTCATTGCTGCAACAAACAAGCCCGATGTGATTGATCCAGCCCTGATGCGCCCGGGTCGCCTGGACAACATTTTGTATATTGGCCTGCCAGATTTTGACGCGAGAAAGGAGATTTTGAACATCTGGTTTCGCAAGTCCGTGGTCCATCCCGAAGTGGATCTGGAGGAGTTAGCTGAACTCACTCATGGTTATTCAGGGGCGGAGATTGTGAGCATTTGTGAAACCGCAGGTGATGCAGCAttggatgaagaagaggagactgGCCAAGAACAGGACGTGAGGTGGGAACATTTTAAATATGCGCTTGAGCAAGTGCAGAGACAAATTACGGATGCTGTCCGCGAAGAATATGAGCGATGGGGAAAGTCTGTAAAATCAGAGTGTCATGCCTCAATCAAATGA
- the atrA gene encoding protein kinase MEC1, giving the protein MATNESWVPYQFTTTNSVSRSAEPASSILAAQLAPHLVSQGNSAHGYLTRETFSQLRQELVDGKCSQLGLDDSIADASKLICIVLQAGIEPCVKGDRSRQGDFEGQILDCLDIIQTILEKSPQVLGEICDPTILGENTSISLYAWLTLRLLNLLSWEANNIGKRITSIFSSIIRPHYKHTTLLPFCYSALALLRACTNEIFLSLESHHNLLRQHMSEVRLSIPAVKSAIFLTLDNLNLPRALLSKKITLGTFPQTITLALRLLDSFVPKRAFHSHTSIKDPTLHQDLAWILNGIERLWRITHRWARTSMDDIEIKSRICMQFTSSLHIYRSLEPDISGLLSPQSGLARPWVQICNDLVTLSLIQMPHLQAELGRLLDELIDASQPRLEVVTQFRAALLPTMIDFKSKGTIQSFEPGFQAVLQILMGPMSGAESRSLVNLQEPNTAGQTGQQDEMLQHGTTHDIPRPQEGSARLDTAHKLISKIFELLGCGEPVNVECLSHAISESFVDLPDQKKSDLLYMLGRVACAMAGSLSSPSKAAPEISLSCSVCETEKRALGPEPASKPRDVHELCEIFTFILPRLTRASSLRVTAMDALRRLLVHAPPESCYLQLKSSVFGDFCLHSLRSSIRELRIVTGRLVISFVRKDINADTRRSNFVVILEWLRSLSEKQELPLHETCILTLCHIAEVSDDEEMNIILLRLLEYLGHPNPFICAVAYAELSKLAQRLSVTPAGLFRPFWRTLSITVVKNFQSRPHMAEQLCDLLGMNVDDFLRLTEVHILPYLVLTRKRDVITRVGAAYKHIKTPFDICSEKNNLAAILAFLMSQPWSDPEGMIMSVLSDIDSAFGGRTLAELVRTEPILIACDLLKGLGDSGSEKGARFHRALHLLAALVPRKSTATSKKANLLCHFIEEHVLGIITQFAHAINDFQIRQPLIEKRRNILAIGEMIKVARGHISSALPQICACLRSALSIEELSDHAFSAWSVLVSSLHEEELEPLIDQTFSIVIRYWDAFNYQSKKTAEELIGYILRSHSGLVHTNFSTIPSLASIPALSALESEISKMKEKMDVRSQLSAFGRRCQSENAAVVEQALRELLPCLSRHEEFLHESVLSEQPDPVVAQLTRSLLDCCVKFNAGSDSITLLSAQCLGLVGCLDPNRVDPVKDKKDILVLSNFDRMEETFDFVLFFLQHVLVQAFLSASNTRAQGFLAYAMQNLLRLCNLDSAVTQRSRDVQADEKYRRWSELPETVRNTLTPFLTSKYTVTVGAIRSRCKFPIFSTELTHGDWLRSFVQDLLQRGSGDNAQLIFSVCSRIVKGQDISIASFLLPFAVLNRIVGGTQEERLDLQSELTTILSHPLPEASNRVHEAIILCSQSVFEILDYLSRWLQGKKKLLHGLKNHASHTGRSHKDSHQDSLSETYSSQVKAVETFLGSIPPEVISKRAVECKSFSRALFHWEQYIRRFKSQSDKNDHTSTELLYQHLQVIYSQIDEPDGIEGISSHLHVLNIDQQVLQHRKAGRWVTAQSWYELQVEKEPDNIDAQWNLLTCLRESGQQDAIIARVDTLNSAGSTSRFLPFAVEASWITGNWDKLRSYLQMRSPENTGDFNIGVGSALCALRLGNKTEFRNIIHDLQLSVAKSLTVNSVTSLQSCHDSILKLHALTEMELISDCEGTENSSLTSIHDVLNRRLDVLGGYIADKQYLLGLRRATMELTHGFMESDIAGSWLTSARLSRKGNYTNQAYHSMLRAARLKDRSATIEHARLLWKDGHHRKAIQTLEGAIAANEFASDTSSSGGLKNEKQQNLIAARAHLLLAKWTDRAGQTQSDVIVQRYREAIKLHSRWEKAHYYLGKHYDKILESEKAKPLGKEAQIYLSGEASKLVIDNYLRSLAHGNKYVFQSLPRILTLWLEHAATVDKPFDPKRGDNDREFQTHTLNQRKKTLDDMHSQLKKYLNRMPAALLFTILPQVVARICHPHATVYELLTRIVAKVANAFPQQGLWTVLAVVKSSSKDRASRGINCLHKITEANKKSRTEFPLDMRGMINQGQKFTEEMLKLCTARVEEKASRIHLARHLGFSHKVAPCRLVVPFQAMLTPSLPASHETEYLKGFRAFPRDPTTIDAVLDDAQVLSSLQKPRKISIRGSDGKIYNVLCKPKDDLRKDQRLMEFNNTINRFLKKDVESSKRRMYIKTYAVTPLNEECGLIEWVDNLRTLREIIIKLLKERGIMPNYNEIRHYLNEACSEASKLHLFTTKVLMKFPPVLHEWFVEMFPETGAWFAARLRYTRSCAVMSMVGYVLGLGDRHGENILFEEGTGGVIHVDFNCLFDKGLTFEKPELVPFRLTQNMIDAFGAYGYNGPFRRTCEISLRLLRQNEDALMTVLETFLHDPTTDFIGKKRRTHANVPETPAGVLENVRNKLRGLLPGESVPLSVDGHVDELITQATDKRNLAAMYIGWCAFF; this is encoded by the exons ATGGCCACCAATGAGTCGTGGGTTCCCTATCAATTCACCACTACAAACAGCGTGTCAAGGTCCGCGGAACCAGCTTCGTCGATTCTGGCAGCTCAACTTGCGCCGCACCTGGTGTCTCAAGGAAATAGTGCCCATGGTTACTTAACTAGGGAAACCTTCTCGCAGCTGCGCCAAGAGCTGGTTGATGGGAAATGTAGCCAACTGGGTCTAGATGACAGCATCGCGGATGCTAGCAAACTGATTTGCATCGTGCTGCAAGCAGGCATCGAGCCTTGTGTCAAGGGCGATAGGTCCCGCCAGGGAGATTTTGAAGGCCAGATACTAGACTGCCTGGACATCATTCAAACAATTCTTGAAAAGTCACCGCAAGTTTTGGGTGAAATATGTGACCCAACCATCTTGGGAGAGAATACGAGCATATCTCTGTATGCGTGGCTAACATTGCGATTGCTAAACTTGCTCAGCTGGGAGGCGAATAACATAGGAAAGAGGATAACCTCCATATTCTCCAGCATCATCCGTCCTCATTATAAGCATACAACGTTATTGCCCTTCTGCTATTCTGCTTTAGCACTCCTCCGAGCGTGCACGAATG AAATCTTCCTTTCGCTCGAGAGTCATCATAACTTATTGAGACAGCATATGTCAGAGGTTAGACTATCGATACCAGCAGTGAAGAGTGCAATCTTCCTGACCCTGGACAATCTCAATCTTCCTCGAGCTCTTTTGAGCAAGAAGATTACGCTCGGAACATTTCCCCAGACAATTACACTTGCTCTTCGACTACTGGACTCCTTTGTTCCAAAAAGAGCATTCCATAGTCACACGAGCATCAAAGATCCTACCCTTCACCAAGACCTGGCTTGGATCCTCAATGGAATTGAACGTCTATGGAGAATTACCCATAGATGGGCGCGCACCTCAATGGATGATATTGAAATCAAGTCACGCATTTGTATGCAATTTACGTCCAGTCTACATATCTATCGCTCCCTTGAACCTGATATTTCTGGTCTCTTATCGCCACAATCGGGTCTGGCACGTCCCTGGGTTCAGATCTGTAACGATTTAGTCACATTGAGCCTGATTCAGATGCCTCATCTTCAGGCGGAATTAGGCCGGCTTCTTGACGAGTTGATCGACGCGTCTCAACCTCGTTTAGAAGTAGTAACTCAATTCAGAGCCGCTCTTTTACCAACAATGATCGACTTCAAGAGTAAGGGCACCATTCAGTCGTTTGAGCCGGGTTTTCAG GCTGTGTTGCAAATATTGATGGGACCCATGTCTGGAGCTGAAAGTAGGAGTCTCGTCAATTTACAAGAACCAAATACTGCTGGCCAAACGGGCCAACAAGATGAAATGCTTCAACATGGTACAACCCATGACATTCCACGGCCGCAAGAAGGCTCCGCCCGCCTTGACACAGCACATAAACTTATTAGCAAGATTTTTGAGCTACTGGGCTGCGGGGAACCCGTAAATGTTGAATGCCTCAGTCATGCTATTTC GGAGTCGTTCGTGGATCTCCCCGATCAAAAAAAGTCCGACCTTTTGTATATGCTTGGCAGGGTCGCATGTGCGATGGCTGGGAGCCTTTCAAGCCCAAGTAAGGCTGCTCCGGAAATCTCACTATCTTGCAGTGTGTGTGAAACTGAGAAAAGAGCGCTTGGTCCTGAGCCCGCTTCGAAGCCGCGTGACGTTCATGAGCTATGCGAGATCTTCACCTTCATTCTACCTAGACTTACACGAGCTTCCAGTCTCAGAGTAACAGCAATGGACGCGTTGCGAAGGCTATTGGTCCACGCTCCTCCTGAGTCTTGCTACCTGCAGCTGAAATCCTCTGTCTTCGGCGACTTCTGTCTGCACTCACTTCGAAGTTCGATTAGAGAGCTGAGAATAGTCACTGG GCGTCTGGTGATCTCTTTTGTTCGAAAAGATATCAACGCTGATACTCGTCGAAGTAACTTTGTCGTCATACTAGAATGGCTGCGGAGCCTCTCTGAGAAGCAAGAACTCCCGTTACATGAGACTTGCATTTTGACCTTGTGCCATATTGCAGA GGTTTccgacgacgaagagatgaacatcattcttcttcgtctactGGAGTACTTGGGCCATCCAAATCCATTCATTTGCGCAGTAGCGTACGCTGAG CTTTCTAAACTTGCTCAGCGTCTCTCTGTGACTCCTGCTGGTTTGTTCCGGCCTTTCTGGAGGACATTGTCGATAACGGTGGTGAAGAATTTTCAGTCCCGTCCACACATGGCTGAGCAACTCTGTGATCTGCTGGGAATGAATGTAGATGATTTTTTAAGATTAACTGAGGTTCACATCCTGCCATATCTTGTTCTCACTCGAAAACGAGACGTCATCACGAGGGTTGGTGCAGCCTACAAGCATATCAAAACACCTTTCGACATTTGCTCCGAGAAGAACAACCTTGCAGCGATTCTTGCTTTTTTGATGAGTCAACCGTGGTCGGACCCGGAAGGTATGATCATGTCCGTTCTATCCGATATTGACTCCGCTTTCGGCGGACGCACTTTGGCGGAGCTGGTAAGAACGGAGCCAATCTTGATTGCTTGTGATCTGTTAAAAGGCCTTGGTGATTCGGGAAGTGAGAAAGGCGCACGG TTTCATCGAGCTCTCCATTTGTTGGCAGCCTTAGTTCCCCGCAAATCTACTGCTACATCAAAGAAAGCTAATTTGCTTTGCCATTTCATTGAGGAGCATGTTCTGGGTATAATCACGCAGTTCGCGCACGCAATCAACGACTTTCAAATAAGACAGCCTTTGATTGAAAAGAGGCGAAATATCTTGGCCATTGGTGAGATGATCAAAGTTGCCCGTGGCCATATCAGCAGCGCATTACCACAG ATATGTGCGTGCCTGCGTTCCGCACTTAGCATCGAAGAGCTCAGTGATCATGCCTTTTCGGCCTGGAGCGTGTTGGTCAGCTCTCTGCACGAAGAAGAGCTCGAGCCACTCATTGATCAAACATTCTCAATTGTTATCAGATACTGGGATGCTTTTAACTATCAAAGCAAGAAGACTGCCGAGGAACTGATCGGTTATATTCTCAGAAGCCACAGTGGACTAGTACACACTAATTTCAGCACCATCCCCTCATTGGCTTCAATTCCAGCATTATCTGCGCTTGAAAGTGAGATCAGTAAGatgaaagagaagatggatgtTCGAAGTCAACTTTCGGCTTTTGGACGTCGCTGCCAAAGTGAGAATGCCGCTGTTGTTGAACAGGCATTGAGAGAGCTGTTGCCCTGTCTTTCAAGGCATGAAGAATTCTTGCATGAGTCCGTACTAAGTGAACAGCCTGACCCAGTTGTTGCACAATTAACAAGGTCCTTGCTGGATTGCTGCGTCAAGTTCAACGCGGGTTCCGACAGCATAACACTTCTTTCGGCTCAATGTCTGGGCCTTGTAGGCTGTCTGGATCCAAATCGAGTTGATCCGGTCAAGGATAAAAAGGATATTCTCGTTTTATCAAACTTCGACAGAATGGAAGAGACCTTTGATTTTgtactttttttccttcaACATGTGCTGGTTCAAGCCTTCTTGTCGGCCTCCAATACGAGGGCCCAAGGTTTTCTTGCCTACGCTATGCAGAACCTGCTCAGACTCTGCAACCTCGATTCGGCCGTCACCCAGCGCTCCCGAGATGTTCAAGCGGATGAAAAGTACCGTCGTTGGTCGGAATTACCTGAGACTGTGCGCAATACTTTGACCCCTTTTCTCACGTCTAAGTACACGGTCACAGTCGGTGCCATAAGATCGCGTTGCAAGTTCCCGATATTTTCCACAGAGCTGACGCATGGCGATTGGTTGCGAAGTTTTGTGCAGGATCTGCTGCAAAGAGGAAGCGGTGACAACGCACAGCTTATTTTTAGCGTTTGCAGTCGTATTGTCAAGGGTCAAGATATTTCAATCGCCAGCTTTCTCCTACCATTCGCCGTACTAAATCGTATAGTTGGTGGAACCCAGGAGGAGAGGCTAGACCTGCAAAGTGAGCTCACAACCATACTCTCCCATCCGCTTCCTGAAGCAAGTAATCGGGTTCACGAAGCCATCATACTATGCAGTCAG AGCGTCTTTGAAATTTTGGACTACCTTTCAAGGTGGCTACAGGGGAAAAAGAAGCTCCTCCACGGCCTCAAGAATCATGCATCTCATACTGGCCGTTCTCATAAGGATTCTCATCAAGATTCATTATCCGAAACGTATTCGTCTCAGGTCAAAGCTGTGGAAACCTTCTTGGGCTCAATACCCCCAGAAGTCATTTCGAAAAGAGCTGTCGAATGCAAATCATTTTCCAGGGCCTTATTCCATTGGGAACAGTATATCCGCCGGTTCAAGAGTCAATCCGATAAGAATGACCACACAAGCACTGAGCTTCTCTACCAACATCTCCAAGTGATTTACAGTCAAATTGACGAGCCCGATGGTATTGAGGGCATTTCATCTCATTTGCATGTGCTGAATATTGACCAACAGGTCCTCCAACACCGCAAGGCGGGCAGATGGGTTACTGCGCAAAGTTGGTACGAACTGCAAGTCGAAAAAGAACCCGACAACATTGATGCGCAGTGGAATCTTCTTACGTGTCTTCGAGAGTCAGGGCAACAAG ATGCCATTATTGCTAGAGTTGATACGCTCAACTCAGCTGGCTCAACGTCGAGATTTCTTCCCTTTGCTGTGGAAGCGTCTTGGATCACAGGAAATTGGGATAAGCTTCGCAGTTACCTCCAAATGCGCTCACCGGAAAATACAGGAGACTTCAATATCGGGGTCGGATCGGCTCTTTGTGCGCTTCGACTTGGAAACAAGACTGAATTCCGTAACATCATTCATGATCTGCAGCTCAGTGTCGCCAAATCGCTGACTGTAAACTCGGTTACTTCCCTACAATCTTGCCATGACAGCATCCTCAAGCTGCATGCCTTGACTGAAATGGAACTTATTTCCGATTGTGAGGGCACCGAAAATAGCTCGCTCACTAGCATACATGATGTACTAAATCGGCGACTTGACGTCCTTGGGGGATACATAGCTGACAAGCAGTACCTGCTTGGATTGAGAAGGGCCACAATGGAATTGAC GCATGGTTTCATGGAGTCAGATATCGCCGGTTCCTGGCTTACTAGTGCACGTCTGTCGCGAAAGGGTAATTACACCAATCAGGCCTATCACTCAATGCTTCGTGCAGCTCGCTTGAAAGATAGGTCAGCTACTATTGAGCACGCCCGTCTACTTTGGAAAGATGGTCATCATCGAAAAGCCATACAAACGTTAGAGGGTGCAATAGCTGCAAATGAATTCGCCTCAGACACATCCTCATCCGGTGGGTTGAAAAATGAAAAGCAACAGAACTTGATTGCTGCTAGG GCCCATCTCTTGCTAGCGAAATGGACAGACCGAGCGGGACAGACCCAATCCGATGTGATCGTACAGAGGTACCGAGAAGCGATCAAACTTCACTCAAG GTGGGAAAAGGCGCATTACTACCTGGGCAAACACTACGACAAGATCTTGGAGTCTGAGAAGGCCAAACCCTTAGGGAAAGAGGCCCAGATATA CTTAAGCGGTGAAGCCTCAAAACTTGTCATTGATAACTACCTTCGTTCGTTGGCGCACGGGAACAAATACGTTTTCCAGTCACTGCCCAGAATTTTGACTCTTTGGTTAGAGCATGCTGCCACAGTTGATAAACCTTTCGACCCTAAAAGGGGCGATAATGA TAGAGAGTTCCAGACGCACACATTGAATCAACGGAAAAAAACTCTTGATGATATGCATTCACAGCTTAAAAAATATCTAAACCGAATGCCCGCGGCGCTG CTGTTCACTATTCTCCCTCAAGTGGTCGCTCGGATATGCCATCCCCATGCCACGGTTTACGAGCTTTTAACCAGGATTGTGGCGAAAGTAGCCAATGCTTTTCCTCAGCAAGGACTCTGGACAGTCCTTGCAGTTGTCAAGTCCTCCTCGAAGGATCGAGCTTCTAGAGGCATCAATTGTCTTCATAAAATCACT GAGGCAAACAAAAAGTCCAGAACAGAATTTCCTTTAGACATGCGAGGAATGATCAATCAAGGACAGAAATTCACAGAGGAGATGCTCAAACTATGCACAGCACGAGTTGAGGAGAAGGCGTCAAGGATTCATCTTGCCCGACATCTTGGGTTCAGCCACAAAGTTGCCCCTTGTCGACTTGTTGTTCCTTTCCAGGCTATGTTGACTCCAAGTCTTCCGGCCAGCCATGAGACCGAATATTTGAAGGGATTCAGGGCTTTCCCCAGAGACCCCACGACCATCGACG CCGTACTTGACGATGCACAAGTTCTGAGCTCACTGCAGAAGCCCCGAAAAATCAGCATTCGAGGCTCCGATGGGAAAATATACAACGTCCTCTGCAAACCTAAGGATGATCTCCGCAAGGACCAGCGTCTTATGGAATTCAATAACACGATCAATCGCTTTCTAAAAAAAGATGTGGAGTCCAGCAAACGGCGCATGT ATATCAAAACTTACGCCGTTACCCCTCTTAATGAGGAATGTGGTCTAATTGAGTGGGTTGACAATCTGAGAACATTGAGAGAGATCATTatcaagctcctcaaagaGAGAGGTATCATGCCGAAT TACAACGAAATCAGACACTATCTTAACGAAGCATGCTCAGAGGCCTCAAAACTTCACTTGTTCACAACAAAAGTTTTGATGAA ATTCCCTCCAGTTTTGCACGAATGGTTTGTAGAAATGTTTCCAGAGACGGGGGCATGGTTTGCAGCACGGCTCCGTTATACCAGGTCCTGTGCAGTTATGTCAATGGTCGGATACGTCCTGGG ACTGGGAGACCGGCATGGCGAAAATATCCTGTTTGAGGAAGGCACAGGTGGTGTTATACATGTTGATTTCAATTGCCTTTTTGATAAG GGCTTAACATTCGAAAAACCTGAGTTGGTCCCATTCCGTCTCACCCAAAACATGATCGATGCTTTCGGGGCCTATGGGTATAATG GACCGTTCAGAAGGACATGTGAAATCagccttcgccttctgcgACAGAACGAGGATGCACTTATGACCGTGCTGGAGACTTTCTTGCATGATCCAACCACAGATTTCATTGGAAAGAAG CGTCGCACCCATGCAAATGTTCCAGAGACCCCCGCTGGGGTGCTCGAGAATGTTCGCAATAAACTCCGAGGCCTTTTGCCCGGAGAGTCAGTTCCTTTATCAGTGGATGGCCATGTTGATGAACTAATCACACAAGCAACGGACAAGAGAAATCTAGCGGCCATGTATATCGGCTGGTGTGCTTTTTTCTGA
- the srgA gene encoding Rab family GTPase srgA, translating to MAGTRNYDFLIKLLLIGDSGVGKSCCLLRFSEDSFTPSFITTIGIDFKIRTIELDGKRVKLQIWDTAGQERFRTITTAYYRGAMGILLVYDVTDERSFQNIRTWFSNVEQHASEGVHKILIGNKCDWEEKRAVSTEQGQQLADELGIPFLEVSAKNNINIEKAFYSLASAIKKGMDTSKSEQVGSQGVNIDHHGSGTSGSTGGKCC from the exons ATGGCCGGCACAAGAAATTATGACTTTCTG ATCAAGCTGTTGTTGATCGGGGACTCCGGCGTGGGGAAGTCATGCTGTCTTCTGCGATTCAGTGAGGATTCGTTCACCCCCTCATTCATCACTACGATTGGAATCGACTTTAAGATCCGCACAATTGAACTGGACGGCAAACGCGTGAAGCTTCAAATATGGGATACTGCAGGTCAGGAGCGGTTTCGAACTATCACAACTGCGTATTACAGAGGCGCCATGGGAATACTCCTTGTATATGATGTCACGGATGAACGCTCATTCCAAA ATATACGTACGTGGTTTTCAAATGTGGAGCAACATGCAAGTGAAGGAGTACACAAAATCCTCATTGGTAACAAGTGCGACTGGGAAGAAAAGCGAGCCGTCTCCACAGAACAAGGCCAACAACTCGCTGATGAGCTAGGTATTCCATTCCTTGAGGTGTCAGCCAAgaacaacatcaacatcgagAAAGCATTCTACAGCCTCGCCTCTGCCATCAAAAAGGGCATGGATACATCGAAGTCTGAACAAGTGGGGTCACAGGGGGTCAATATAGACCATCACGGATCGGGGACATCTGGGAGTACTGGCGGTAAATGTTGTTAG